Within the Deltaproteobacteria bacterium genome, the region GTGCTCGAGCAGATGGAGAAGCAGCTCAACAAGCTCATCTGCGTGATCAAGGTCGGCGACTTCACCGAGACCGAGCACGTCGAGCGTGAGCTGGTCCTCATCAAAGTGCGCGCCGACGAGCGCACGCGCGGCGAGCTGGCCAACATCGTCGACATCTTCCGCGCCAAGATCATCGACGTGTCGCGCGAGTCCTACGTTGTCGAGATCACGGGCGCGGAGGAGAAGGTGAACGCGCTGGTCGAGCTCTTGAAGCCGCTCGGCATCCTGGAGATCGTCCGCACGGGCAAGGTGGCGATGTACCGCGGTACGCGCGTCCTCACCGTGGACGGGAAAGAGAAGGAGCGTGCCGCATGAATATCTACCACGACGGAGACGCCGACCTCGCGCCGCTCAGGGGCAAGAAGATCGCCGTCATCGGCTACGGCAGCCAGGGCCACGCCCACGCGCA harbors:
- the ilvN gene encoding acetolactate synthase small subunit translates to MRHVISILVENEFGVLARVAGLFSGRGFNIESLSVAETLDPTVSRITLVTRGDDQVLEQMEKQLNKLICVIKVGDFTETEHVERELVLIKVRADERTRGELANIVDIFRAKIIDVSRESYVVEITGAEEKVNALVELLKPLGILEIVRTGKVAMYRGTRVLTVDGKEKERAA